The DNA sequence GGCTTGGATCTTGAAGTAAAAGAGCAATTTTATAATCTGATAAAAACTTATAAACAATCTAATGATATTATTTTAATTTTAATTTCTCATAATTCCGATGACATAATCAATTTATCGGAAAGATTATTGGTTTTAAACAACGGAAAATTACAAGAAGATATAAGAACTCATGAATTTATAGAATCTTACAATAAGTCTAAAATTGTTACACTTTTGTATAAAAAGCATATTGATTTAACCAAAAAACTACAAAACAATTTTAACATTATAGATAAAGATCTTCAAAAGAACAGTATTTCGTTTGAAGTTGAAAAACAGATTACAATGGAAGAAATTTTTAATTCTTTAGATGATAAAGAAAATATTTATGATATAAAAATTGAAAATGAAGATTTTTCTAAAATTTTATTAAATTATTATAAGGATAAAAAAACGGAATGAAATATTTACTGGGAATTATTTCTTTAAATATTAAACAGCACTTATATTTTAAAATATCGGCCGTTTTTTCTATATTTTCCTTATTGTTTTTATTTTTAATAAAATCTTCGGTTTGGTCTCAAATAGGAAATGCGGACTATATTTCTTATTTTGCAATTATAACTATAGTCAGTTCTTTTATCAGCGTAAATACGGATAGATATTTTCAAACGATTTATCAAACCGGTTCTATTTCCTTTCTTTTATTAAGACCGATTAATTTCGGCCTTAATATCTTTTTACAAGATTTTGCGGCAGCTCTTACAAGATTTATATTAAAATCCCTGCCCTTGCTTATAGTTTTAATTTTATTTTTTGATATAAATATCTATCACGGCATCATAAACTTATGTTTGTTTATTTTTTCGATTTTTTGTGCATATTTATTTAATTGGTTTACGGCTTATATTATCGGTTTATGCGTTTTCTTTTACGGTAACAATGAAGGCTTTATTCAAATTAAAAATATTTTATTTTTATTTTTTTCAGGTGCATTGATTCCTTTTGATTTTTTTCCTGAAGTTTTACAAAAAATCTTAAATTATTTACCGTTTCGAGTGCTGTATCAAATTCCTATTGAGGTTTTAAATAACAGTAATTTAAAATCATTTAATTTAATATCAAAACAATTATATTGGATATTCTTTCTTTTGGTGTTTACCTATATTTTTCATAGAACGGCAATAAAAAAAATAGAGATAATGGGCGGATAAATGAATTATTGTTATAAGCTTTTGGTTTTAAAAATAAAAGAACAGCTTTCTTTTAAAAATGATTCTATTTTATGGTTAATTGTTAGAGTCTTAAATTCCATAATGGGAATATTGGTTCTTGTTTTTATTTTTAACAAAACTCTTGAAATAAAAGGATTTAATAGAGAAGAATGTTTGCTGATTTACTCTTTGTACACAATTTCAGTCGGTGTTTTTTATTGTTTCTTTGCTTGGACACTTTGGTATTCAAATACTTATATACTGCAAGGTAAATTAAGTTTAGTATTAAAACTTCCGGTTAATCCTTTTTTATATATTACCTTTGATAATTTTGCTCTATCCGAAGTCTTTGGAATTATTACCGGTTTATTAATCTTTATATACTCGGCTTATACCCTAAATTTAGGTATAGTAACTATCTTATCTTTATTCTTATTTTTAAGTGCAGGAACTCTCGGCATTATCGGCATATTTTTGATAGTTTCATCTTTTTCTATAAAATATCCTAAAATAGAAGAAGCTTTTTCGCCCTTAATGGATATGCTTGATTTTGCTCAATATCCCATATCTATTTATAGTGCGTTTATCAGGTTTATTTTAACATATATCTTTCCTGTTTCAATGATAGCATTTTATCCTGCAGCTTTTAGTTTATCTAAATATTCATTTAATATTAAATTTATTCTTTTGCCGATATATTCCATAATTATATTTATAATCGGATATCTATTATTTATAAAAAGTATAAAAAAATATGAAGGAACAGGGTTTTAGGGGGAACACGTCGAAAAAAGACGGCCTGATTATATAGACAATCAATAAGAAATTCCAATATTTAAGAAAAAAATAATTTTTAGCTGGAAAAATTTTAATACCTGTGTTACAATTATTTTATGATCTAAGTGATAATGTTTAGATCTAATATTTTTATGGAGGAAATTAAATGAAACGTATCAAAGTTTTTTCGGCAATGCTTGTCATTTTAATGCTGATCAGCCCTGTGTTTGCCGAATCCACACCTGTTCCGGGATTGAGCTTTTTTAAGCTTGATAACGGTTTGGAGCTCTTTGTACTCGAAAACCATGCAGTACCCCTTACCCGCATTCAGGTAACATTTAGGTGCGGAGCCCTTACCCAAACGCCGGAAACTTGCGGAATTTTCCATTTATATGAGCACATGCTCTTTAAAGGAAATAAAAAGTATCAAACCGAAACACAATTTGCTGCAGCGATGACGGAGCTGGGTGTAGCAGGCTGGAATGGAGGAACTTCCACAGAATATGTAACCTACTACATAACCTTGCCTTCCGACAAAACCGATAAGGGCTTGGAGTTCTGGTCTCATGCAATGCGCTATCCTCTTTTCGATAAAGAAGAACTCGAAATCGAAAAAGATGTAGTATGTAACGAAATCAACGGAAACCGAGCTAACCCCGGAGCTCCTATCAGTGCAACTGTAACAAAAAGGATGTTTTCAAAATATCCGTGGAGACGTGATGTCGGAGGATATGATGAGGTTATCAGAGCTGCGACTCCTGAAATGCTTAAAGAAATGCAAAAGACTTATTATATTCCCAATAATGCGGCAATCTTTGTTGCAGGTGATGTAAATCCTAAAGAGGTTTACAATGAAGTAAAAAAATACTACGGAGACTGGGAAAAAGGAAAAGATCCTTGGAACCCCATGCCGGATCCTCAAGCTTTCCCTGCCGTACAAGAACCTCTTTATCTCGTATATCCGGATCCCAGTTTCTATAAAGGTATGGCCGTTTTTTATATGTACATGAGGGGCCCTGATGTAGTAAGGGAACCCAAGCCTACATACTCAGCCGATATCTGGGGCTCGCTTTACGATCTGCCCTCAGGTCAATTTAAAAAAAATATCTTTGAAGCCGTTCCCAATCTTTATGAAAAAGATCAGACTTGGGCAAATTATTATACCCAAAGGGATGGAGGCCAAATCAGCTTCGGCACAGTAGCCTTTGTTGACCCTTCAAATCCTACGGGAAAACGGGCTAAAGATTTTCAAAAAGCAATCTATAATGAAATAGAAAAAACAAAAAACAACAGCTCATATTTTGAAAAAAAAGAATTTGAAGTTGTAAAACGCCAATTAGAAGATGCTGAAATTTTAGGCTTAGAAAAACCGGACGACTTTGTTGAAACTCTATCCTTTTGGTGGTCATCAGCTTCTGCCGATTACTTTTTCAATTATCTTAAAAATATGAATAAAGTAACAAAGGCCGATATCGATTCATTTTTACAAAAATATATTTTGGAAAACTATCCGATTGTCATTGTAAGAATGAATGCCGAAGACTACAAAAATGAAATTGAAGCATTTAAAAAAGAAAACTTTAATCTTATAACCAGAGAAAATTGTTTTTGGTGGGGAGATAAAAAATGAAAAAAAAGATATTTATTACACTATGTATAATTGCACTGTTGTTTTCATGTAAAACAACTCCGCCCGCCCCGAAAATTGACGGGCTTGAAAATGCAAGCAGCTTTATGAAGTCCAATGTTCCCTTGATCAGTGAATATAGCTTGGATAACGGCATTAAGGTAATTGTAAAAAAACAAGATACCAATAGAATCTTCACAATGAGTGTCGTGTATTCAGGCGGTCTCGCCCTTATGCCCCAAAGAAAAGACGGTTTGGAATCTTTAACCCTAAGTATGATGCTGAGAGGTTCAAAAAAATATTCCTATGAAGACATAAAAAGAATCTCTTCAGAAAACTCAAGTGCTATGAGTGCAAATACCGGAATAGATCTTTCGTGGCTCAATTTGACTACCATCGACAAATACTGGAATCAAATGCTCGATGTTTTTACCGATTCGATCATAAATCCTGTCTTTGATGAAAAAGAATTGGAGCTTGTAAAAAAAGCGGCTTTAATGGACATCAAAAAAAGAATGAGCGATCCTTATGATTTTACCGTAACAAAGCTTCACGAAAAAATTTTTAAGGGGCATCCTTATTCTATCGAAAAAGACGGAACGGAAAGCTCAGTTTCAGCTATGAAAATTGAAGAGTTAAAACAATGGTATGCCGAAAAACTTACAGCCGATAGAATGTTCATCGTTGCAGTCGGAAACTTTAACCCCTCAAGCCTCATTTCCCAACTAAACAAAACCATCGGTAAAATTCCTGTAAAACAAAATAAGATACCTGAAGTAAAAAAGCTTGACATAAAACAAAATCTTTTTACGGAAGCCTTTGAAGAGTCCAAGGGAATTGCTTACATAAGAGGAGACTATATCATTCCGCCCGTACAATCAAAAGATTTTACAACATTAAGATTTACCTATACAATCTTAAACGAACTTCTTTTTGAAATTGTAAGAACTCAAAATGCGGCTTGTTATTCGGTATGGACAAACGCTCACGGATTTAATTCAACCTACGGCTCCCTTGTTGTCTTTAAATCGGATAAACCCACAAAAGCAAAGACAGCCTTTGATGAAGCGATTGCAGTATTAGCTTCAGGACAAACAATTAACCTAAAAGGACAGGGAATAAAATCCGGCGAAGGAAGCGTAACAAAATCAAGCGGAAACACTTATGCCCCCATTCCCGAAAACCTTGAAGCCTATAAATCCAAATTTATCAACGGCTTTTT is a window from the Treponema denticola genome containing:
- a CDS encoding ABC transporter permease, encoding MKYLLGIISLNIKQHLYFKISAVFSIFSLLFLFLIKSSVWSQIGNADYISYFAIITIVSSFISVNTDRYFQTIYQTGSISFLLLRPINFGLNIFLQDFAAALTRFILKSLPLLIVLILFFDINIYHGIINLCLFIFSIFCAYLFNWFTAYIIGLCVFFYGNNEGFIQIKNILFLFFSGALIPFDFFPEVLQKILNYLPFRVLYQIPIEVLNNSNLKSFNLISKQLYWIFFLLVFTYIFHRTAIKKIEIMGG
- a CDS encoding ABC-2 family transporter protein; protein product: MNYCYKLLVLKIKEQLSFKNDSILWLIVRVLNSIMGILVLVFIFNKTLEIKGFNREECLLIYSLYTISVGVFYCFFAWTLWYSNTYILQGKLSLVLKLPVNPFLYITFDNFALSEVFGIITGLLIFIYSAYTLNLGIVTILSLFLFLSAGTLGIIGIFLIVSSFSIKYPKIEEAFSPLMDMLDFAQYPISIYSAFIRFILTYIFPVSMIAFYPAAFSLSKYSFNIKFILLPIYSIIIFIIGYLLFIKSIKKYEGTGF
- a CDS encoding M16 family metallopeptidase; translation: MKRIKVFSAMLVILMLISPVFAESTPVPGLSFFKLDNGLELFVLENHAVPLTRIQVTFRCGALTQTPETCGIFHLYEHMLFKGNKKYQTETQFAAAMTELGVAGWNGGTSTEYVTYYITLPSDKTDKGLEFWSHAMRYPLFDKEELEIEKDVVCNEINGNRANPGAPISATVTKRMFSKYPWRRDVGGYDEVIRAATPEMLKEMQKTYYIPNNAAIFVAGDVNPKEVYNEVKKYYGDWEKGKDPWNPMPDPQAFPAVQEPLYLVYPDPSFYKGMAVFYMYMRGPDVVREPKPTYSADIWGSLYDLPSGQFKKNIFEAVPNLYEKDQTWANYYTQRDGGQISFGTVAFVDPSNPTGKRAKDFQKAIYNEIEKTKNNSSYFEKKEFEVVKRQLEDAEILGLEKPDDFVETLSFWWSSASADYFFNYLKNMNKVTKADIDSFLQKYILENYPIVIVRMNAEDYKNEIEAFKKENFNLITRENCFWWGDKK
- a CDS encoding M16 family metallopeptidase; its protein translation is MKKKIFITLCIIALLFSCKTTPPAPKIDGLENASSFMKSNVPLISEYSLDNGIKVIVKKQDTNRIFTMSVVYSGGLALMPQRKDGLESLTLSMMLRGSKKYSYEDIKRISSENSSAMSANTGIDLSWLNLTTIDKYWNQMLDVFTDSIINPVFDEKELELVKKAALMDIKKRMSDPYDFTVTKLHEKIFKGHPYSIEKDGTESSVSAMKIEELKQWYAEKLTADRMFIVAVGNFNPSSLISQLNKTIGKIPVKQNKIPEVKKLDIKQNLFTEAFEESKGIAYIRGDYIIPPVQSKDFTTLRFTYTILNELLFEIVRTQNAACYSVWTNAHGFNSTYGSLVVFKSDKPTKAKTAFDEAIAVLASGQTINLKGQGIKSGEGSVTKSSGNTYAPIPENLEAYKSKFINGFFGNQLTNSDAAAQIMYSQAYYGNPYEYLKMIDKINAITSEDIIRVTNDYIVNGKVSWMVVADSATLSKLDKSKFMKFTGNVKK